Proteins from a genomic interval of Kitasatospora kifunensis:
- a CDS encoding MupA/Atu3671 family FMN-dependent luciferase-like monooxygenase: MEFSLFYFADGQGTGREQYRLLLDGARFADTHGFSAVWTPERHFHEFGGLYPNPAVTAAALAATTERVAIRAGSVVGPLHHPVRIAEEWSVVDNLSNGRVGLSFAPGWHAEDFVLRPENYVRRREILLETIETVRRLWRQESVELPDSDGKPVAVRSYPAPVQPELPLWLTSAGSPQTFQQAGELGLGLLTHLLGQDLDELAKKIEVYRCARPQGARGAAGHVALMLHTFLGADREVVRETVRRPFTEYIRSSISLIMKAAGDIMPGVDPDELDPEDLEFLVERSFDRYFDTGGLFGTVEDGLRTLERLTVLGVDEVACLIDFGVDTDQVLAALDHLALLKDAWSAREAGS, translated from the coding sequence GTGGAGTTCAGTCTCTTCTACTTCGCCGACGGTCAGGGCACGGGCCGGGAGCAGTACCGGCTGCTACTGGACGGGGCGAGGTTCGCCGACACCCACGGCTTCAGCGCCGTCTGGACGCCCGAGCGGCACTTCCATGAGTTCGGCGGCCTCTACCCGAACCCGGCGGTGACCGCAGCCGCGCTGGCCGCGACCACCGAGCGGGTGGCGATCCGGGCCGGCAGCGTGGTCGGCCCACTGCACCACCCGGTCCGCATCGCCGAGGAGTGGTCGGTGGTCGACAACCTCTCCAACGGGCGGGTCGGCCTCTCCTTCGCACCGGGCTGGCACGCCGAGGACTTCGTGCTGCGCCCGGAGAACTACGTCCGCCGACGCGAGATCCTGCTGGAGACGATCGAGACCGTTCGGCGCCTGTGGCGGCAGGAGAGCGTCGAACTGCCGGACAGCGACGGCAAGCCGGTGGCCGTGCGGTCCTACCCGGCACCCGTCCAGCCCGAGTTGCCTCTCTGGCTGACCAGCGCGGGCAGCCCGCAGACCTTCCAACAGGCGGGCGAACTGGGCCTTGGCCTGCTCACCCACCTGCTGGGCCAGGACCTTGACGAGCTGGCCAAGAAGATCGAGGTCTACCGCTGCGCCCGACCGCAGGGCGCCCGGGGCGCGGCCGGACACGTGGCGCTGATGCTGCACACCTTCCTGGGCGCCGATCGCGAGGTGGTGCGCGAGACGGTCCGCCGGCCGTTCACCGAGTACATCCGCAGCTCGATCAGCCTGATCATGAAGGCGGCCGGGGACATCATGCCCGGCGTCGATCCGGACGAACTCGATCCGGAAGACCTGGAGTTCCTGGTCGAGCGCTCCTTCGACCGGTACTTCGACACCGGTGGGCTGTTCGGCACCGTGGAGGACGGGCTGCGCACCCTGGAGCGGCTGACCGTGCTCGGCGTCGACGAGGTGGCCTGCCTGATCGACTTCGGCGTGGACACCGATCAGGTGCTCGCCGCGCTGGACCACCTGGCCCTGCTGAAGGACGCCTGGTCCGCCCGCGAGGCCGGGTCGTGA
- a CDS encoding NADPH-dependent FMN reductase, translating to MNLLLIAGTTAELSSCRRLTALIGERAALTGERAASIGERTGRTGRVTTGELDRSLLALPVLDPDRYADGRLHQAPAVAHLCKEVAAADALVLVTPVQHGSFSGALKNTLDHLPDAALADRPVLLASTASSLHNAAGACDHLRAVVRALGGWAVPTHLVAQRADLTEPAALAALTARIDQAVGELLRLGTALAPACGR from the coding sequence GTGAACCTGCTGCTGATCGCCGGGACCACGGCCGAGCTCTCCAGCTGCCGACGCCTGACCGCCCTGATCGGCGAACGGGCCGCCCTGACCGGCGAACGGGCCGCGTCGATCGGCGAACGGACCGGGCGCACCGGCCGGGTGACCACCGGCGAGCTGGACCGCTCGCTGCTCGCCCTGCCCGTGCTCGACCCTGACCGCTACGCCGACGGTCGCCTGCACCAGGCTCCCGCGGTGGCCCACCTGTGCAAGGAGGTGGCCGCGGCCGACGCACTGGTGCTCGTCACCCCGGTCCAGCACGGCAGCTTCTCGGGCGCGCTCAAGAACACCCTGGATCACCTGCCGGACGCCGCCCTCGCCGACCGGCCGGTCCTGCTGGCCTCCACCGCGAGCAGCCTGCACAACGCGGCCGGCGCCTGCGACCACCTGCGTGCGGTGGTCCGCGCGCTCGGCGGCTGGGCCGTTCCCACCCACCTGGTCGCGCAGCGTGCCGACTTGACGGAACCGGCGGCCCTGGCGGCGCTGACGGCCCGGATCGACCAGGCGGTGGGTGAGCTGCTCCGCCTGGGCACCGCGCTCGCCCCCGCGTGCGGGCGGTGA
- a CDS encoding MbtH family protein: MSTNPFENADGSYLVLVNEEGQHSLWPADLAVPAGWLGVFGPGARPAALEYIEANWTDLRPRSLVTATEAEGV; this comes from the coding sequence ATGAGTACCAATCCCTTCGAGAACGCCGACGGCAGCTACCTGGTGCTGGTCAACGAGGAGGGCCAGCACTCGCTCTGGCCGGCCGACCTGGCCGTCCCGGCCGGCTGGCTCGGCGTCTTCGGCCCCGGCGCCCGACCCGCGGCGCTGGAGTACATCGAGGCAAACTGGACCGATCTGCGCCCGCGCAGCCTGGTCACGGCGACCGAGGCCGAGGGCGTATGA
- a CDS encoding MFS transporter, with translation MSTVAEQPLPTGRRGPWAAMFAVCFTQAVVLLDTTAVNVAVPSVAHGLHAGMDQVLWMINAYLLAYAVLLATGGRLGDLFGPRRIFLIGLAVFVLASAACGAAQTPEQAIIARVFQGVGGALQTPQAMAIITRMFPADRRGAALGVWGSFAGIVAAAGPTLGGLMVSWLGWRGIFYLNLPVGLIGSVLVVLLVPRLASARRRRIDLLGSAVLTVGMLGVVYGLIEGPPHHWGALLGPLTTPVVIAAGVLLLGVFLLVERGRQERDPLVPFTILRNRNFTVMAVVVSVLPCGLGGVLLLTPLYLQEVQKFSAFRAGLLIAAAPLVSIFVAPYSGKLCDRFGGKYVMVAGLLLFGTGIGLLAGLIRTQSGWAALLPGLFFVGLGMGVAFAPAGVVAFARIPPEMSGAASGVFNTTRLCGSLLGSASVAALLQAQLSHGGVTHAVRVTYLLPVAVLAAGALVTLLVRPDPVEEPAPPTVDEVSEPTGSRA, from the coding sequence ATGAGCACCGTTGCCGAGCAGCCCCTGCCCACCGGGCGGCGCGGGCCCTGGGCGGCGATGTTCGCGGTCTGCTTCACCCAGGCCGTGGTCCTGCTGGACACCACGGCGGTGAACGTCGCGGTGCCCTCGGTCGCCCACGGCCTGCACGCGGGCATGGACCAGGTGCTCTGGATGATCAACGCCTACCTGCTCGCCTACGCCGTCCTGCTGGCGACCGGCGGGCGGCTGGGCGACCTCTTCGGACCGCGGCGGATCTTCCTGATCGGCCTGGCGGTGTTCGTGCTCGCCTCGGCGGCCTGCGGTGCGGCGCAGACGCCCGAACAGGCCATCATCGCCCGGGTGTTCCAGGGCGTCGGTGGTGCGCTGCAGACGCCGCAGGCGATGGCGATCATCACCCGGATGTTCCCCGCCGACCGCCGGGGAGCGGCGCTGGGCGTCTGGGGCTCCTTCGCGGGCATCGTGGCCGCCGCCGGGCCGACCCTCGGCGGACTCATGGTCAGCTGGCTCGGTTGGCGCGGGATCTTCTACCTCAACCTCCCGGTGGGGTTGATCGGTTCGGTGCTGGTGGTGCTCCTGGTGCCCCGCCTTGCGAGCGCCCGACGACGGCGGATCGACCTGCTCGGCTCGGCGGTGCTCACCGTGGGCATGCTGGGAGTGGTCTACGGGTTGATCGAGGGCCCGCCCCACCACTGGGGTGCGCTGCTGGGTCCGCTGACCACGCCGGTGGTGATCGCGGCCGGAGTGCTGCTGCTCGGCGTCTTCCTGCTGGTCGAGCGGGGCCGCCAGGAGCGCGACCCGCTGGTGCCGTTCACCATCCTGCGCAACCGCAACTTCACCGTGATGGCCGTCGTGGTGAGCGTGCTGCCCTGCGGCCTGGGCGGCGTGCTCCTGCTCACCCCGCTCTACCTGCAGGAGGTGCAGAAGTTCAGCGCCTTCCGGGCCGGCCTGTTGATCGCCGCCGCCCCGCTGGTGTCGATCTTCGTCGCGCCGTACTCGGGCAAGCTCTGCGACCGCTTCGGCGGCAAGTACGTGATGGTGGCCGGGCTGCTGCTGTTCGGCACCGGCATCGGCCTGCTGGCCGGGCTGATCCGGACGCAGTCCGGTTGGGCCGCACTGCTGCCCGGGCTGTTCTTCGTGGGCCTGGGCATGGGGGTCGCCTTCGCACCGGCGGGCGTGGTGGCCTTCGCCAGGATTCCACCGGAGATGTCGGGCGCCGCCTCCGGAGTGTTCAACACCACCAGGCTCTGCGGCAGCCTGCTCGGCAGCGCCTCGGTGGCCGCCCTGCTCCAGGCCCAGCTGAGCCACGGCGGCGTGACGCACGCCGTGCGGGTGACCTACCTGCTGCCGGTCGCCGTACTGGCCGCCGGTGCCCTGGTGACCTTGCTGGTGCGCCCGGATCCCGTCGAGGAGCCGGCGCCGCCGACGGTCGACGAAGTATCGGAGCCCACCGGTTCCAGAGCCTGA